TCGGTGTGAAGATCAGAACGGCCGGAGTCAAATCCATGAATGTTCCTACAATAAGGAGGATAATATTCATAATTAACAATATAATGATAGGATTCTCAGATGCCTGTAATAATAGATCTGTTATGGCTGTTGGTATCCCGGTAAAGGCCATGACCCAGGACATGATGGAGGAAGCTCCAACTAAAAACAGGACGATTCCGGTCATTACTACTGTTTCTGTCAGTATCCCAGGGATGTCCTTCCACTTAATTTCCCGGTAAACCGCCGCCAGAATGACCGAATAAAGAACGGCCACCGCAGCCCCTTCCGTTGCAGTGAAAATTCCAGCGACTATTCCGCCGATAACGATAACAATCAACAAAAGACTCGGGATAGCATCCAGGAATACTTTCACCCCCTGCGAAAAACTGGGGCGTTCTGCAACTGGATAGGATTGCTTCTTCGCAATGAAGTAAGCGACAATCATGACAGAAAGACCCATCAAGATGCCCGGCAGGTAACCTGCAATAAATAAAGCCGATATCGATGTTCCTCCACTGACCAGAGAGTAAAGGATTAAGACGCTGCTCGGTGGGATTAACAACCCTGCCGGAGAAGAGGCAATATTAACAGCCGCCGAATAGGATTTGTCATACCCCTCTTTCTCCTGCAGAGGCGTCATTACTTTACCAATGGCTGCTGCGGAAGCAACGGCAGAACCGGATATCGAGCCAAACAGCATGTTCCCGACAACGTTGGTGTGTGCCAAAGAGCCCGGGAGACGACCTCCGATCAGCTTGGCAAGATTGATCAACCGGATGGCAATACCACCGTTGTTCATAATGCTTCCAGATAAAATGAAGAAAATGACGGCAAGCAGAGAAAAGCTGTTGATCCCCTGCACCATCTTCTGAGCTGCTGTAAATACAGCTACATCCATCGGGACGACCAGAAGAGCAGTAACAAAGGAGGAAACACCGATTCCTACTGAGATAGGAACACCGATGATTAATAGTAGAAAAAAAACACCAAAAAGCACGAGAGAAGCTTGTAGAGCTATATCCATATTCTCTACACCTCACCTTTCAACTCTTGCTGATATTCTTTCAGCAGTAATAATTTATAAAGGACTACGAGCACCCCGCTGATCGGCATAATAGAATAAACGTAACCCATCGGCAGATTCAGAATCGGAGTCGTTTGACTCATCGTGATGCTTACTACTTCCATCCCGCCTTTCACCATAATCAAAAGGGCAAAAGCAAGGATAAACAGATCATTGATGATACGAAGCATTAAACGCCGCTTCCCTTTAAACTTGTTCTTCATAAAGGTGATTGCTAAGTGTTGATTGGAACCAAAGGCATAGGTGGCCCCGAGAATGGACGTCCATACAAGTAAAAAACGCAGCAGCTCCCCCGTGAACGTGCTGGGCGCGCTGATTAAGTAACGGCTGGCCACTTGCCAAAGGGCTCCAAGAACAAGCGCTATAGTAAAAACTGTTGTTACGGATAAAATTATGCGGTCTAATGTTTTTTTCACTTTATCTACCATTGGTATCTCCTTCCTCCAATCTAACGCACCGTCAGCCCGTACTTCTTTTGGTTGAACCGAACTTCATATCCAACAAGTATCGTGTAACACACCATAATTGAAATCGTTTTCATAAGTGCGTGGATTTTATTTATCAACAGATACCTTATGTAGGAAGCGTGAAAGCCTGACCGTTCTATACCATCAAGCTTTCACGTTCCAGTTAAACACTCCAAACATTTATGGCTTTAATGATTCAATTTCTTCCATTACTTCAGCCATCTTCGGATCTTCTTTAAATGTATCGTGCATCGGTTGGACAGCTTCAATAAATGGTGCCTTGTCTACATCGTAAAATTCCACGCCCATCTCTTCTGCTTCCTTCACCGCTTCTTCAATAGATTTATCCCACATTTCTGTATGGTATGCTGTTGCTTCCTGTGCCGCTTCCTGGAAGGCTTTCTGCTGATCTTCTGTCAGCCCTTCCCATGTTTCCTTGTTAATGATCAGAACATCAGGAATGATTGTATGTTCGTTGCGCGAGAAAACCTTTGCTACTTCTCCATGTTTTCCTGTCGTTAAGGCCGTTTCATTACTCTCGGCTCCGTCAACCACTCCTTGTTGAAGCGCCGTATAAATTTCTCCGTAAGGCATCGGCGTCGGTGTACCTCCGAACAACTCCACCATTTCAATAGCACTAGGGCTGTCCATCACGCGTACCTTCACACCTTTTAAATCTTCCGGCTTTTCTATTGGTGTATCCTTTGTATAGAAACTTCTAGCACCGGAGTCAAAGTAACCAATTCCGATAAA
This sequence is a window from Bacillus sp. SB49. Protein-coding genes within it:
- a CDS encoding TRAP transporter large permease; the protein is MALQASLVLFGVFFLLLIIGVPISVGIGVSSFVTALLVVPMDVAVFTAAQKMVQGINSFSLLAVIFFILSGSIMNNGGIAIRLINLAKLIGGRLPGSLAHTNVVGNMLFGSISGSAVASAAAIGKVMTPLQEKEGYDKSYSAAVNIASSPAGLLIPPSSVLILYSLVSGGTSISALFIAGYLPGILMGLSVMIVAYFIAKKQSYPVAERPSFSQGVKVFLDAIPSLLLIVIVIGGIVAGIFTATEGAAVAVLYSVILAAVYREIKWKDIPGILTETVVMTGIVLFLVGASSIMSWVMAFTGIPTAITDLLLQASENPIIILLIMNIILLIVGTFMDLTPAVLIFTPIFLPIAVQLGMDPVHFGIVLVFNLCIGIMTPPVGSALFVGCSVANVSIESVLKPLTKMFVALIIALMLITYIPWISMVLPRLFGLT
- a CDS encoding TRAP transporter small permease, with the translated sequence MVDKVKKTLDRIILSVTTVFTIALVLGALWQVASRYLISAPSTFTGELLRFLLVWTSILGATYAFGSNQHLAITFMKNKFKGKRRLMLRIINDLFILAFALLIMVKGGMEVVSITMSQTTPILNLPMGYVYSIMPISGVLVVLYKLLLLKEYQQELKGEV
- a CDS encoding TRAP transporter substrate-binding protein — protein: MLKKVVVWSLMLVGSLLLLAGCGNSEEASGNGSKTKELKLAHNMSEEHSIHKALEKFSESVDEKTNGEVKVKIYANGVLGGEKEVLEQLQSGAVDMTKVSAGALESFSSDYSIFSLPYLFESKDHYRAVMESDVPDSIYQSTAEKGFIGIGYFDSGARSFYTKDTPIEKPEDLKGVKVRVMDSPSAIEMVELFGGTPTPMPYGEIYTALQQGVVDGAESNETALTTGKHGEVAKVFSRNEHTIIPDVLIINKETWEGLTEDQQKAFQEAAQEATAYHTEMWDKSIEEAVKEAEEMGVEFYDVDKAPFIEAVQPMHDTFKEDPKMAEVMEEIESLKP